The following are encoded in a window of Cyprinus carpio isolate SPL01 chromosome B18, ASM1834038v1, whole genome shotgun sequence genomic DNA:
- the LOC109098257 gene encoding UDP-glucuronosyltransferase 2B31-like — protein sequence MKPFSKNMVSVTLWIPIIILFGSLCDGGKILVVPLEGSHWVNMDIIIKALHDQGHNVDVIRSSSSWFIKENSSYYNSITIPNTKGINEEFVVDVLNKMIDYERGKSFWLSAVWLFWDMISVIYETHEMIYQLITNIFESEEILKTLKENQYDLVLTDPWWGAGILLAHKLKLPMVYNVRWTTPGEGHFEIAPSPLSYIPITGSRNTDKMNFFQRVKNSMYYLLMYFQNGYFNLAQYQALCDKYFYPPVRFYELLQGADIWLMRVDFVFEFPRPTMPNIIYIGGFQCKPAKALPHDLEVLMQSSGEHGVVIMSLGSFISILPDEVTAEIAAAFAQLPQKVIWRYTGKRPSGLGNNTLLVDWMPQNDLLGHPKTKLFIAHGGTNGVLEALYHGVPVVGIPLFFDQYDNLLRLQNRGGANILSIATLDQNTLYTAIQNVINDPSYRMNMQRLSHLHRDTPVKPLDSALFWIEFVMRHKGAPHLRSESYKLPWYSYYSVDVVVTLFAVVLIFTVSVFLTVRYICVKCFSRKRKTE from the coding sequence ATGAAACCATTTTCTAAGAATATGGTTTCTGTCACGCTTTGGATACCAATCATAATCCTTTTTGGTTCTCTCTGTGATGGTGGCAAAATCTTGGTGGTACCTTTGGAAGGAAGTCACTGGGTGAACATGGACATCATCATCAAGGCTTTACATGATCAAGGACACAACGTTGATGTAATACGCAGCTCCAGTAGCTGGTTCATCAAGGAGAACTCATCTTATTACAACTCTATAACCATACCTAACACCAAAGGAATAAATGAAGAATTTGTGGTAGATGTGCTCAACAAAATGATTGACTATGAAAGAGGAAAGAGCTTCTGGCTAAGTGCTGTATGGCTGTTTTGGGATATGATTAGTGTCATTTATGAAACCCATGAAATGATATATCAGCTTATAACAAACATATTTGAAAGTGAGGAAATTCTGAAGACACTGAAGGAAAATCAATACGATCTGGTGCTCACTGATCCATGGTGGGGTGCAGGAATTCTCCTGGCTCATAAACTCAAGTTACCCATGGTATATAATGTGAGATGGACCACTCCTGGAGAGGGACATTTTGAGATCGCTCCCTCACCATTGTCCTACATCCCTATCACAGGATCTAGAAACACAgacaaaatgaacttttttcagcGAGTAAAAAATAGTATGTATTATTTGCTAATGTACTTTCAAAATGGCTATTTTAATTTGGCACAGTACCAAGCACTTTGTGACAAATACTTCTATCCACCTGTACGTTTTTATGAACTTCTCCAGGGGGCTGATATATGGCTTATGAGGGTTGATTTTGTCTTTGAATTTCCACGTCCAACAATGCCAAATATCATCTACATTGGTGGCTTCCAGTGCAAACCAGCGAAGGCCCTTCCACATGACCTGGAAGTCTTAATGCAAAGTTCTGGAGAGCATGGAGTTGTTATAATGTCTTTAGGGTCATTTATTAGTATTCTACCAGATGAGGTAACAGCGGAAATAGCAGCCGCTTTTGCTCAGCTCCCTCAAAAGGTTATTTGGAGATACACTGGAAAAAGACCATCTGGTTTGGGCAACAACACATTACTGGTTGACTGGATGCCACAGAATGATCTTCTAGGGCATCCAAAGACTAAACTTTTTATTGCACATGGTGGAACCAATGGGGTACTAGAGGCTTTGTATCATGGTGTTCCAGTGGTTGGAATTCCACTGTTTTTTGACCAGTATGACAATCTTCTTCGATTACAAAATAGGGGAGGAGCCAATATACTTTCTATTGCAACTTTAGATCAAAACACACTGTACACGGCTATACAAAATGTAATCAATGATCCATCCTACAGAATGAATATGCAGAGACTGTCTCATCTGCACAGAGATACTCCAGTTAAACCTTTGGACAGTGCCCTCTTCTGGATTGAGTTTGTAATGAGACACAAAGGTGCTCCTCACCTTCGTTCAGAATCCTACAAACTGCCTTGGTACTCCTATTACTCAGTAGATGTTGTGGTTACATTGTTCGCAGTTGTTTTGATATTCACTGTCTCTGTATTTTTAACAGTTAGATATATATGTGTCAAGTGCTTCAGCAGAAAAAGGAAAACTGAGTGA
- the LOC109098443 gene encoding UDP-glucuronosyltransferase 2C1-like codes for MTPFSKNTLSGSLWITVVICFGSLCDGGKILVVPLEGSHWVNMEVLIKALHDQGHSVDVIRTYNSWFVKENSTYYSPITIPNTKGMDEEFVEDMLNKVINYERGKNNWLSGVWLHLDLIHVIYKTHEMICQLIINIFESEEILTTLKEKQYDLVLTDPVWGAGILLAHKLKLPMVYNVRWSATGEGHFDIAPSPLSYIPITGSRYTDKMNFFQRVKNVYFYFLMYIMYTHFNVPQYQAVCDKYFHPPVRFYELLQGADIWLMRVDFVFEFPRPTMPNIIYIGGFQCKPAKALPHDLEVFMQSSGEHGVVIMSLGSFISFLPDEVTAEIAAAFAQLPQKVIWRYTGKRPSTLGNNTLLVDWMPQNDLLGHPKTKLFIAHGGTNGVQEALYHGVPVVGIPLFFDQYDNLLRLQNRGGAKIIPIATLDQNTLHVAIQELINYPSYRLNMQRLSHLHRDTPVKPLDSALFWIEFVMRHKGAAHLRSESYKLPWYSYYSVDVAVTLFAVVLIFTLSIFLTVRYLCFKCCSRKRKTE; via the coding sequence ATGACACCATTTTCTAAAAACACACTTTCTGGCTCGCTCTGGATAACAGTTGTAATCTGTTTTGGTTCTCTTTGTGATGGTGGCAAAATCTTGGTGGTACCTTTGGAGGGAAGTCACTGGGTGAATATGGAAGTCCTCATCAAGGCTTTACATGATCAAGGGCACAGCGTTGATGTAATACGCACATACAACAGCTGGTTTGTAAAGGAGAACTCAACTTATTACAGCCCTATAACCATACCTAACACCAAAGGAATGGATGAAGAATTTGTAGAAGACATGCTCAACAAAGTAATAAACTATGAAAGAGGAAAGAACAATTGGCTAAGCGGTGTATGGCTGCATTTGGATTTGATTCATGTCATTTATAAAACCCATGAAATGATATGTCAGCTCataataaacatatttgaaaGTGAGGAAATTCTGAcaacactgaaagaaaaacagtatGATCTGGTGCTCACTGACCCGGTGTGGGGTGCAGGAATTCTCCTGGCTCATAAACTCAAGTTACCCATGGTATATAATGTGAGATGGAGTGCTACTGGAGAAGGACACTTTGACATCGCTCCCTCACCATTGTCCTACATCCCTATCACAGGATCTAGATACACAgataaaatgaacttttttcaaagagtaaaaaatgtttatttctattttctaatGTACATTATGTACACCCATTTTAATGTGCCACAGTACCAAGCAGTCTGTGACAAATATTTCCACCCACCTGTACGTTTTTATGAACTTCTCCAGGGGGCTGATATATGGCTTATGAGGGTTGATTTTGTCTTTGAATTTCCACGTCCAACAATGCCAAATATCATCTACATTGGTGGCTTCCAGTGCAAACCAGCGAAGGCCCTTCCACATGACCTGGAAGTCTTCATGCAAAGTTCTGGAGAGCATGGAGTTGTTATAATGTCTTTAGGATCATTTATCAGTTTCCTGCCAGATGAGGTAACAGCGGAAATAGCAGCCGCTTTTGCTCAGCTCCCTCAAAAGGTTATTTGGAGATACACTGGAAAAAGACCATCTACTTTGGGCAACAACACATTACTGGTTGACTGGATGCCACAGAACGATCTTCTAGGCCATCCAAAGACTAAACTTTTTATTGCACATGGTGGAACCAATGGGGTTCAAGAGGCTTTGTATCACGGTGTTCCAGTGGTTGGAATTCCACTGTTTTTTGACCAGTATGACAATCTTCTTCGATTACAAAATAGGGGAGGAGCCAAGATCATTCCCATCGCAACTTTAGATCAAAACACACTGCATGTAGCCATACAGGAATTAATCAATTATCCATCCTACAGACTGAATATGCAGAGACTGTCTCATCTGCACAGAGATACTCCAGTTAAACCTTTGGACAGTGCCCTCTTCTGGATTGAGTTTGTAATGAGACACAAAGGTGCTGCTCACCTTCGTTCAGAATCCTACAAACTGCCTTGGTACTCCTATTACTCAGTAGATGTTGCGGTTACATTGTTCGCAGTTGTTTTGATATTCACTCTCTCCATATTTTTAACAGTTAGATATCTGTGTTTCAAGTGCTGCAGCAGAAAAAGGAAAACTGagtga